In one Novosphingopyxis iocasae genomic region, the following are encoded:
- a CDS encoding DUF1989 domain-containing protein: MTEMTRIPRRSGTAFELKRGQRLTVCDPEGEQVSDMVAYSKADPRELISNGRTFDYQDTIYLTTGHKLYSNRSNIMLHIERDDVGRHDFLLTPCSKDTFRILYGDDDPHRGCFGNLAAALEPFGIGADAIPCAFNIFMNVPVNGETGRFSVEPPLSKAGDCISFRAEMDLIIGLTACSAPTSNNGTMTPIDYRID, from the coding sequence ATGACCGAGATGACCCGCATTCCCCGCCGTAGCGGCACGGCCTTCGAACTGAAGCGTGGCCAACGGCTTACCGTCTGCGATCCGGAGGGCGAGCAGGTGAGCGATATGGTCGCCTACAGCAAGGCGGACCCGCGCGAGCTGATTTCGAACGGGCGGACCTTCGACTATCAGGACACGATCTATCTGACGACGGGCCACAAGCTCTACTCGAACCGCAGCAACATCATGCTGCATATCGAACGCGACGATGTCGGGCGGCACGATTTCCTGCTGACGCCCTGTTCGAAGGATACCTTTCGTATTCTCTACGGCGATGATGATCCGCATCGCGGCTGTTTCGGCAATCTGGCCGCGGCGCTGGAGCCGTTCGGTATCGGCGCAGATGCCATTCCTTGTGCGTTCAACATCTTCATGAACGTGCCCGTGAACGGAGAAACAGGCCGCTTCAGCGTAGAACCGCCGCTGTCCAAAGCCGGCGATTGCATCAGCTTTCGCGCCGAAATGGATCTGATAATCGGCCTTACGGCGTGCAGCGCGCCGACCAGCAATAACGGGACGATGACGCCAATCGATTACCGGATCGATTAA